The following is a genomic window from Deltaproteobacteria bacterium.
AACCCCGCTTAATCTCCTCCGCCCCCACCTTCGGATCCTCATCCAGCATCGCCTTCGCACTCAAGATCATCCCCGACGTACAAAATCCACACTGCACCGCACCCCTCTCCAAAAAAGCCCGCTGCAACGGATGCAATCCACCATCCTCCCCACCCAACCCCTCAACCGTCTCCACCCTCCGCCCAGCTACATCCACCGCCAACACCAAACACGAATTCACAGGCCGCCCATCCACCAATACGATACACATCCCACAATCCCCTTCTCCACACCCTTCCTTCGTCCCCGTTAAATGAAGGACCTCGCGCAAGACCTCCACCAACGTCACCCACGGCTCTACCTCCAACTGCTGCCGCTCCCCATTCACCTTAAAATCAATCGCTAACTTCACCGCCCACCTCCATCTCCTTCAGCCAACTTCCACGCTCTCTCCAACACCCGATACGCCAAAACCCCAGCCACCTCCCGCCGATACCATCCACTCCCCCGCATATCGCTGATCGGCGTAACCTCCTCCGCCACAACCCGCGCCGCCTCCTTCAGCCGCGCCTCCGTCAACGAACCCGAAAGCAACACCTCCTCCGCCCGCTTCACCCGCAAGGGCACCGGCGCACAGGCCG
Proteins encoded in this region:
- a CDS encoding (2Fe-2S)-binding protein encodes the protein MKLAIDFKVNGERQQLEVEPWVTLVEVLREVLHLTGTKEGCGEGDCGMCIVLVDGRPVNSCLVLAVDVAGRRVETVEGLGGEDGGLHPLQRAFLERGAVQCGFCTSGMILSAKAMLDEDPKVGAEEIKRGLAGVLCRCGTYKKVIEAVRAAGEEMGRKR